The Cyclobacteriaceae bacterium genome includes a region encoding these proteins:
- a CDS encoding asparagine synthetase B produces MFKIYLSLLFITLSFLGRSNSILIPMDEHQKNHLKAYGIAFDVLKKGGSVDWLLNYRGGGFLITHSSYFESECVIRGVSFELLNVTRTNAILQEISAPEVNMSLVKLETAPKIAVYSPKNALVGDDTDAVIAALDYAEIPYTIIYDEEIISDHLLKYDWLHLHHEDFTGQHGRFMRRESAVLESKLQEATARQLGFEKVSQMKLAVAKRIKAFCAGGGFLFAMCSGAETFDIALAADGVDISESIYDGDDSDADSQSKLDFTKTLAFENFTLEPGLSRRFSDINTGRPDFFEAHNDFFIVFNFSAKWDVVPSMLTQNHENVIKEFMGQTSSFNKYVIKPDVLVLGENRKVNNVRYMYGELGRGHWTFYSGHDPEGVAGGGGGGGRGGRRTPTDLNLHPHSPGYRLILNNVLFPSAKKRKQKT; encoded by the coding sequence ATGTTTAAAATTTATTTAAGCCTGCTTTTTATTACTCTTTCCTTTTTAGGCAGGAGTAATTCCATACTCATCCCCATGGACGAACATCAGAAGAATCATTTGAAAGCCTATGGAATTGCTTTCGATGTTTTAAAAAAAGGTGGTTCCGTTGATTGGCTGTTAAACTATCGCGGGGGAGGTTTTCTCATCACTCATTCAAGTTACTTTGAAAGTGAATGCGTTATCCGTGGCGTTTCGTTTGAGTTGCTAAATGTTACCCGAACAAATGCCATCCTTCAGGAAATTTCCGCACCTGAAGTAAATATGAGTCTAGTAAAGCTGGAGACTGCGCCAAAAATTGCAGTATACTCTCCCAAAAATGCATTAGTGGGCGACGATACGGATGCGGTTATCGCAGCACTCGATTATGCTGAAATCCCCTATACTATTATTTATGATGAAGAAATCATTAGCGATCATCTTTTAAAATATGATTGGCTTCACCTACATCATGAGGACTTTACCGGGCAGCATGGACGTTTTATGAGAAGGGAGTCAGCGGTACTCGAATCCAAATTACAGGAAGCAACCGCGCGTCAGCTTGGGTTTGAAAAAGTATCGCAGATGAAGCTCGCTGTTGCAAAGAGAATCAAGGCCTTTTGCGCAGGAGGAGGATTTTTGTTTGCAATGTGTTCCGGCGCTGAAACGTTTGATATCGCTCTTGCCGCTGATGGTGTGGATATCAGTGAAAGCATTTATGATGGTGATGACTCGGATGCAGACTCACAAAGCAAGCTCGATTTCACCAAAACGCTGGCATTCGAAAATTTTACTCTTGAGCCTGGCTTGAGCAGAAGATTCTCAGATATCAATACCGGAAGGCCCGATTTTTTTGAAGCTCATAATGATTTTTTTATAGTGTTTAATTTCTCTGCTAAATGGGATGTTGTGCCATCCATGTTGACTCAAAATCATGAAAATGTAATTAAGGAATTTATGGGGCAAACTTCTTCTTTTAATAAATACGTGATAAAGCCTGATGTACTTGTGCTGGGTGAAAACAGAAAAGTCAATAATGTTCGCTACATGTATGGAGAGTTGGGTCGTGGCCACTGGACCTTCTATAGTGGTCATGATCCTGAAGGAGTCGCCGGAGGCGGAGGTGGCGGCGGGCGAGGCGGAAGAAGAACACCAACTGATCTTAATCTGCATCCTCATTCACCTGGCTACAGACTTATTCTCAACAACGTTCTTTTCCCATCTGCGAAGAAACGCAAACAGAAAACATAA
- a CDS encoding hemolysin III family protein yields the protein MENGIIKLKQDQTLGEEIANSISHGVGFLGALAVTPLLIISAIPSGAAAIVGVSIFGTTMMLLYLASTLYHAFPKSRTKNLFQIFDHGAIFLLIAGTYTPFTLGLLRGAWGWSLFGVVWGLAILGIVIKSVGGANSGKLSTALYLAMGWIAVIAIKPLWESMDAWGLFWLLGGGIMYSAGVFFFVKDQIKYSHFIWHLFVLAGTACHIVAIFKYAN from the coding sequence ATGGAAAACGGAATAATAAAGCTAAAACAGGACCAAACTCTTGGCGAGGAAATAGCCAATAGCATCAGCCATGGAGTGGGTTTTCTTGGAGCTCTTGCAGTTACACCGCTTCTCATCATTTCTGCTATTCCTTCCGGAGCGGCTGCAATTGTAGGGGTTAGCATTTTCGGGACAACCATGATGTTGCTGTATCTCGCCTCTACGCTTTATCACGCATTTCCGAAAAGCAGAACTAAAAACCTGTTTCAGATATTCGATCATGGAGCAATCTTTTTATTAATCGCCGGTACTTATACGCCTTTCACATTAGGCCTTTTGAGAGGTGCCTGGGGATGGAGTTTGTTTGGTGTCGTTTGGGGACTTGCCATTCTTGGAATAGTTATCAAGTCAGTGGGTGGAGCGAATAGCGGTAAGCTATCAACCGCACTTTATCTCGCTATGGGTTGGATCGCAGTGATTGCAATAAAACCTTTATGGGAAAGCATGGATGCCTGGGGCCTCTTCTGGTTACTGGGAGGAGGAATAATGTACTCCGCTGGTGTCTTCTTTTTCGTTAAGGATCAGATCAAATACAGTCATTTCATCTGGCATTTATTTGTGCTGGCGGGAACAGCTTGTCATATAGTGGCTATTTTTAAATATGCAAACTAA
- a CDS encoding penicillin-binding protein: MRKLFHQFLKSLQYAKVYLYRRIWRFPKARPFLRKCGELLRIIEKYFDTHPRARRWAKITAPPLAFLFLLIFLIWVETPGNRELRNIQNQVASEVYSADSVLLGRYFLEDRTEIKYEDISPAVIDALISTEDIRFYSHSGVDYKSLGRVLIKSIIQQDESAGGGSTLTQQLAKNLYPRKRYWILPMLLNKLREVRIARKLESIYTKEQLLTLYLNTVPFADNVFGIQAAAERFYSISARDLKTDQAALLVGMLKATHSYNPRLFPDRALVRRNVVLRQMVKYNKLDSITADSLKALPVELEYNKISFHEGLAPYFREYVKSELMTWCANHEKEDGTPYNLYTDGLKIYTTIDSRLQEFAETAMVQQMTEIQKTFFDHWGKQKPWKGKEEVLEQAIQRSTRYQKLVEQGLSEEDILAELQKPVPMLIFTWEGVKETTISPLDSIIHHLQYLNAGFLALDPANGKVKAWVGGIDHDFFQFDHVKESTKRQVGSIFKPIVFAMALEEGVEPCELISAERQTYIDKEGEKWTPRNSQVDYEVEYSMRGALAYSVNTVAVKLIEMAGVKNTIDLARKMGITSDMPEVPSISLGASSISLLEMTAAYSCIANNGLPNTPYFIGTIQDLDGKIYEDFKPEAKTEKAMSSETAALVTNMMRTVVTEGTASRLRWKYGVLTDVAGKTGTTQANADGWFMAITPNLVMGSWVGADDPRIRFRSTELGQGSNTALPITGYFLKQMNKDPKFKKLSDAKFPPLSASLQEKLNCDLYELSDTLQAQIRRIIFKRDSTILADTLVAPPPESFLQVIYQRKLKMQKVLHQRDSIRLLEVEIIEGDNDPEK; the protein is encoded by the coding sequence ATGCGAAAACTTTTTCACCAATTTCTTAAAAGCTTACAGTATGCAAAGGTCTATCTGTATCGTCGCATCTGGAGATTTCCAAAAGCCAGACCTTTTTTAAGAAAGTGTGGAGAGCTTCTCAGGATTATTGAAAAATATTTTGACACACATCCAAGAGCCCGCCGATGGGCAAAGATCACTGCTCCACCGCTGGCCTTTCTATTTCTTCTCATCTTTTTAATTTGGGTAGAGACGCCTGGAAATCGTGAATTAAGAAACATTCAGAATCAGGTGGCCTCTGAAGTTTATAGCGCAGATAGTGTTCTATTGGGAAGATACTTTTTGGAAGATCGCACTGAGATCAAATATGAAGACATATCACCAGCGGTAATTGATGCCCTGATCTCCACTGAAGATATCAGATTCTATAGCCATAGTGGTGTTGATTATAAAAGCCTGGGACGAGTTCTTATAAAATCCATCATTCAGCAAGATGAATCCGCAGGTGGAGGCAGTACACTCACTCAACAACTCGCGAAAAACCTTTATCCAAGAAAGCGTTATTGGATTCTTCCAATGCTTTTGAACAAGCTTCGTGAAGTCAGAATTGCTCGCAAACTTGAAAGTATTTATACAAAGGAGCAACTCCTCACACTTTATCTGAATACTGTTCCATTTGCTGACAACGTTTTTGGAATTCAAGCCGCGGCGGAAAGATTTTATTCTATTTCAGCACGTGATCTTAAAACGGATCAGGCGGCGTTGTTGGTCGGGATGCTTAAAGCAACGCATAGCTATAATCCCAGATTGTTTCCTGACAGAGCACTCGTCAGAAGGAATGTGGTGCTTCGTCAAATGGTGAAGTATAACAAATTGGATTCGATCACCGCTGATTCGTTGAAGGCGCTTCCTGTTGAACTTGAATACAATAAGATATCCTTCCATGAAGGACTCGCTCCTTACTTCAGGGAGTATGTAAAGTCGGAGCTTATGACATGGTGTGCCAATCACGAAAAAGAGGATGGCACTCCTTATAATCTTTATACGGATGGATTAAAAATTTATACCACTATTGATTCGCGTCTTCAGGAATTTGCAGAGACCGCAATGGTCCAGCAGATGACTGAAATACAAAAGACATTTTTTGATCATTGGGGAAAACAAAAACCATGGAAGGGTAAAGAGGAGGTTCTTGAACAGGCAATACAACGCTCCACCCGATATCAAAAACTTGTGGAGCAGGGCTTATCGGAAGAAGATATTCTTGCCGAATTACAAAAACCTGTTCCCATGTTAATTTTTACTTGGGAGGGAGTCAAGGAGACGACCATTAGTCCGTTGGACTCAATCATTCATCATTTGCAATACCTCAATGCCGGCTTCCTTGCACTTGATCCTGCGAATGGTAAGGTGAAGGCATGGGTAGGAGGCATTGATCATGACTTTTTTCAATTTGATCATGTCAAGGAATCAACGAAACGTCAGGTTGGCTCCATTTTCAAACCGATTGTGTTTGCAATGGCTCTGGAAGAAGGAGTGGAACCTTGTGAACTTATTTCGGCTGAGCGTCAAACCTATATTGATAAGGAAGGAGAGAAATGGACTCCGAGAAATTCCCAGGTAGATTATGAAGTTGAGTATTCAATGCGTGGAGCTTTGGCGTATTCCGTTAATACAGTTGCTGTAAAACTTATCGAAATGGCAGGTGTTAAGAATACGATTGATCTCGCGAGAAAAATGGGAATCACAAGTGATATGCCGGAAGTCCCCTCGATTTCATTAGGAGCATCTTCTATTTCACTTTTGGAAATGACTGCAGCCTATTCCTGCATTGCCAATAATGGGTTGCCCAATACTCCTTATTTTATCGGCACGATTCAAGACCTGGATGGAAAGATATATGAAGATTTCAAGCCTGAAGCAAAAACGGAAAAGGCAATGTCCTCAGAGACGGCTGCTTTGGTAACCAATATGATGAGAACAGTGGTAACAGAAGGCACGGCATCACGACTACGATGGAAGTATGGCGTATTGACTGATGTAGCCGGAAAAACTGGTACCACACAAGCTAATGCTGATGGATGGTTTATGGCTATCACTCCTAATCTAGTGATGGGTTCATGGGTAGGAGCAGATGATCCAAGAATTAGATTCAGAAGTACAGAACTTGGACAAGGTTCCAATACTGCCTTGCCGATTACAGGATATTTTTTGAAGCAAATGAATAAAGACCCAAAATTCAAAAAACTCTCCGATGCAAAATTTCCTCCGTTATCTGCAAGCCTTCAGGAGAAACTGAATTGTGATCTTTACGAATTGAGTGATACCCTGCAAGCACAGATCAGAAGAATCATTTTCAAAAGAGACTCTACAATTCTTGCCGACACACTTGTTGCGCCTCCGCCGGAAAGTTTCTTACAGGTGATTTATCAGCGAAAGCTAAAAATGCAAAAGGTACTTCATCAACGTGATTCTATTCGATTGCTTGAAGTAGAAATTATTGAAGGAGATAATGATCCGGAGAAATAG
- the arfB gene encoding aminoacyl-tRNA hydrolase — MQTNIPQSSDLLNELMFSTSRSSGPGGQNVNKVNTKVTLKFDVNRSAILTEDQKESIIKSLASRLTNDGILVITAQEKRSQLQNKEQTLEKLDRLLLKIFTPRKARKATKPTKTAQHKRVNEKKLRGQKKQWRQKPE; from the coding sequence ATGCAAACCAATATTCCTCAATCGTCTGATCTATTAAATGAGCTGATGTTCAGCACATCACGAAGTAGTGGACCAGGTGGTCAGAATGTTAATAAGGTGAATACAAAAGTAACGTTGAAATTTGATGTTAACCGTTCCGCCATTCTCACAGAAGATCAGAAGGAGTCCATTATAAAGAGTTTGGCTTCACGCCTGACAAATGATGGCATTCTCGTCATCACGGCTCAGGAGAAAAGATCACAGTTGCAGAATAAAGAGCAAACCCTCGAAAAGCTTGATCGCTTGTTGTTAAAGATTTTCACTCCCCGAAAGGCAAGAAAAGCAACAAAACCAACCAAAACAGCTCAACATAAACGAGTAAACGAAAAGAAACTGCGTGGACAGAAAAAGCAGTGGCGTCAAAAGCCTGAATAG
- a CDS encoding response regulator yields the protein MSKSLVFIVEDNPIHQKMLQVHFEQMLGDYIVRTFSDPFEMYPHLNEKPFAIVLDHFFGNSTLTGLDCLKELKKVSPSTPIIYYTTLSDLKVQTEVMTLGVHQFIIKDSASLARLKTALDLLHVKKKGFFQRLFN from the coding sequence ATGTCAAAAAGCCTTGTGTTTATCGTCGAGGACAATCCTATCCATCAGAAAATGCTTCAGGTTCATTTTGAGCAGATGCTTGGCGATTACATTGTAAGAACATTTTCAGATCCATTTGAAATGTATCCGCATCTTAATGAAAAACCTTTTGCGATTGTGCTGGATCATTTTTTTGGAAACTCCACACTAACGGGTTTGGATTGTCTCAAAGAATTGAAGAAGGTTTCTCCGTCCACGCCTATTATTTATTATACGACTTTAAGCGATTTGAAAGTACAGACTGAGGTGATGACACTTGGTGTTCATCAGTTTATTATTAAAGATTCAGCTTCTCTGGCAAGATTAAAAACAGCTTTGGATCTTCTGCATGTTAAGAAGAAAGGTTTTTTTCAAAGACTGTTCAACTAA
- a CDS encoding DUF1330 domain-containing protein encodes MKAYIIVDVNITDPVRYEDYKKLTPGSLVPFDGKFIVRGGLTETLEGSWKPNRLVVLEFPSLEKAKQWWSSDIYGPAKIIRQSASSTQMIVAEGI; translated from the coding sequence ATGAAAGCATATATTATAGTTGACGTCAATATCACGGATCCTGTTAGATATGAGGATTATAAAAAACTAACCCCCGGATCTCTTGTGCCTTTTGATGGCAAATTTATTGTCAGAGGAGGCTTGACGGAGACCTTAGAGGGAAGTTGGAAACCCAACAGACTGGTTGTACTTGAATTTCCATCGCTGGAAAAAGCGAAACAATGGTGGTCATCTGACATTTACGGCCCCGCGAAAATAATCAGGCAATCGGCTTCATCGACTCAGATGATCGTTGCAGAAGGAATTTGA
- a CDS encoding DUF2141 domain-containing protein translates to MKGLICFFLFLIPARALTQSDSTSISVSNPGYRIIYHGTKLKPEETTYSITVVVTDIRNTNGTIRFKFYDDTTPFPHDTGFLKVVVDKSEVVNGTLTKTFYGFKSQNMAIALLDDENNDVKLEMGWFLPKEGHAFSDYFHAALRRPVYSDFKFFLKGDKKVIMKMKYY, encoded by the coding sequence ATGAAAGGATTGATTTGTTTCTTTTTGTTTTTAATTCCTGCGAGAGCTCTTACACAATCAGATTCTACTTCAATTTCTGTTTCAAATCCTGGATACCGGATTATCTACCATGGAACAAAGCTTAAACCAGAGGAAACTACATACTCGATAACAGTCGTTGTCACAGACATCCGAAATACTAACGGGACTATTCGCTTTAAATTCTATGATGACACAACTCCATTCCCTCATGACACAGGGTTTCTCAAGGTAGTGGTCGATAAATCTGAGGTTGTTAATGGAACGCTAACGAAGACTTTTTACGGATTTAAGTCTCAAAACATGGCAATTGCATTATTAGATGATGAGAATAATGATGTTAAGCTTGAGATGGGATGGTTCCTCCCCAAAGAAGGCCATGCTTTTTCAGATTACTTTCACGCCGCTTTGAGAAGACCTGTTTATAGTGACTTTAAATTTTTCCTTAAAGGGGATAAAAAGGTCATTATGAAAATGAAGTATTACTAA
- a CDS encoding Patatin gives MQSTDFTLHPEVQKTLSDLKAHFDSSKDGGGNQFIVSDIIDDEGHQYVNLVQEGGGVLGIALVGYTYILEQMGIRFLNLAGTSAGAINTILISAIGSKKEEKSKSILHHLGSLDLFTFVDGFWVWKFLIKQATSSTSFLKRLKKLITGILSLALILATASTAYYFFFPSANPQILQWLMVSTFVFIVLVVVLISTVVWLTGKFRKTGWGLNPGDNFKKWIASILKENNVNTLEDWQRKIHEMPSDLRVRSPRTENISDIKPEVCLITSDITSQVKVEFPRMACLYWKDFLKVNPAEFVRASMSIPVFFQASRIKDIPSNDPEVIKCWKEMLSYEGEIPETAMMVDGGLLSNFPINIFFNPSIEIARLPTLGIKLDDDDAKPKQTFFQLGSYLWAIFNTVRYYYDRDFLIKNSIFEKCIGRIDVRKFNWLNFNLTEKEKAQLFVQGATAASKFLKEFDWEGFKNYRREKKELIQKIK, from the coding sequence ATGCAATCAACTGACTTTACCCTTCACCCGGAAGTCCAAAAAACGCTTTCTGACCTAAAGGCACATTTTGATTCATCCAAGGATGGTGGAGGCAATCAATTTATTGTTTCTGACATAATAGATGATGAAGGACATCAGTATGTAAATCTTGTCCAGGAGGGTGGTGGTGTTTTAGGTATTGCATTAGTTGGATACACCTATATTCTTGAACAGATGGGAATAAGGTTTTTAAATCTCGCAGGCACCAGTGCAGGAGCTATCAATACAATTCTCATCAGTGCCATTGGAAGCAAGAAAGAAGAAAAATCGAAATCAATTCTTCATCATCTTGGGAGTCTTGATCTTTTCACATTTGTAGATGGTTTCTGGGTTTGGAAATTTCTCATCAAACAAGCCACCTCCAGTACAAGCTTTTTAAAGCGACTGAAAAAATTAATAACAGGAATTTTGTCCCTTGCATTAATACTTGCTACAGCCAGTACGGCTTATTATTTTTTCTTTCCTTCCGCAAATCCACAAATACTTCAATGGTTGATGGTATCAACTTTCGTTTTCATTGTTCTGGTAGTTGTGCTGATATCAACTGTTGTTTGGTTAACTGGTAAATTCAGAAAAACCGGATGGGGACTTAATCCTGGAGACAATTTTAAAAAATGGATTGCCTCTATTCTGAAAGAGAATAACGTCAACACACTAGAGGATTGGCAAAGAAAGATTCATGAAATGCCTTCTGATCTTCGTGTTAGAAGTCCGCGAACCGAAAACATATCAGACATAAAGCCAGAAGTGTGTCTCATTACTTCTGACATCACCTCTCAGGTAAAAGTTGAATTCCCAAGAATGGCTTGCCTGTACTGGAAAGATTTTTTAAAAGTAAATCCGGCTGAATTTGTAAGAGCGTCAATGTCTATCCCTGTTTTTTTTCAGGCATCCAGGATAAAAGATATTCCCTCAAATGATCCGGAAGTCATTAAGTGTTGGAAAGAAATGCTGAGTTATGAAGGCGAAATCCCTGAAACCGCCATGATGGTTGACGGTGGTCTGCTTTCAAACTTTCCCATCAATATTTTCTTTAATCCCTCCATCGAAATCGCCCGACTTCCAACGCTCGGAATCAAACTCGATGATGATGATGCCAAACCTAAGCAGACTTTTTTCCAGCTCGGTAGTTATTTGTGGGCGATCTTCAATACGGTGAGATATTATTATGATCGTGATTTCCTGATCAAGAATAGCATATTTGAAAAGTGCATTGGAAGAATTGATGTAAGAAAATTTAATTGGCTGAACTTTAATCTTACGGAAAAGGAGAAGGCGCAACTTTTCGTTCAGGGTGCAACGGCGGCTTCCAAATTTCTTAAAGAATTTGATTGGGAGGGATTCAAGAACTATCGAAGAGAAAAAAAAGAGCTTATTCAGAAAATCAAATAA
- a CDS encoding response regulator, with protein sequence MKVLAVHWQKEVLEEIEHTLCPPRWYVRSMTSGLDALLSARAEQYDLIFCCLDLPMVTGIEFARSVRNLSANKNTPIIFLSDGEETEGQRELLSKLKTDWLTVEEIGSLKDLKI encoded by the coding sequence GTGAAGGTGCTCGCAGTCCATTGGCAGAAAGAGGTTCTTGAAGAGATTGAGCATACGCTTTGCCCTCCGAGGTGGTATGTCCGTTCCATGACAAGTGGTTTGGATGCATTGCTCTCAGCAAGAGCAGAACAGTATGATTTGATTTTTTGTTGTCTCGACCTGCCAATGGTCACGGGTATTGAGTTCGCTAGGTCTGTGCGAAATCTTTCAGCAAATAAAAACACTCCCATCATCTTCCTCTCAGATGGTGAAGAAACAGAAGGTCAGCGCGAACTATTAAGCAAGTTGAAAACAGACTGGTTAACTGTTGAGGAAATAGGATCTCTCAAGGATTTGAAAATTTAG
- a CDS encoding response regulator transcription factor — translation MHKINLLIADDHRLFRKAMVRLLKTFDRIGEVWEAENGKECIEMVGQHPVQVLLLDLEMPRMNGVEAAETLIAKYPDLKIIVLTMHDSEKYMIHMLEMGVHSFLLKNAEPEELMDAIVSVMEKDFYHSEKLSKLLTKNLKEKLRKKRPSFKKTVNLTEREREILELICRERTTKEISQQLSISEGTINVHKHNLQIKLGVKSVIGLIRFAYESGILR, via the coding sequence ATGCATAAGATAAACTTGTTAATAGCAGATGATCATCGCTTGTTCCGCAAGGCAATGGTCAGACTTTTGAAAACATTTGACCGCATTGGAGAAGTGTGGGAAGCTGAAAATGGAAAAGAATGTATTGAAATGGTAGGTCAGCATCCTGTTCAGGTTTTACTGCTGGATCTTGAAATGCCACGCATGAATGGAGTTGAAGCAGCAGAAACACTCATTGCCAAGTATCCTGATTTGAAGATCATTGTTCTTACCATGCATGACAGTGAGAAGTATATGATTCACATGCTTGAAATGGGTGTTCATTCCTTTCTCCTAAAAAATGCAGAGCCTGAAGAACTCATGGATGCCATTGTTTCCGTTATGGAAAAGGATTTCTATCACAGTGAAAAGTTATCGAAACTCCTGACCAAGAATCTAAAAGAGAAGCTGCGTAAGAAAAGACCTTCGTTTAAGAAAACAGTGAACCTTACCGAACGCGAAAGAGAAATTCTTGAGTTGATTTGTCGTGAAAGAACAACCAAGGAAATCAGCCAGCAGCTTTCAATCAGTGAAGGAACAATCAATGTTCATAAGCATAATCTTCAAATCAAACTCGGCGTTAAATCGGTCATTGGACTTATTCGATTTGCCTATGAATCAGGTATTCTCAGGTAA
- a CDS encoding PLP-dependent transferase, producing the protein MAIKKKVSKLTQSVHVGSIGDQEFGGLTNPIYTSSAYDYEQIVRYPRYFNTPNQDAVVKKMASLENGEDGVVFSSGMAAILTSMLAVLKAGDHIIFQNDLYGGTHFAAFQLLNRYNIDFTMVDASDPDNFEKAIRKQTKVIYIETPSNPLLKITDISSVSKIAKKHGLITMIDNTFASPVNQNPIDLGIDVILHSGTKYIGGHSDICCGVMVSSKKITEKIKTSAALFGGSLDANTCYLVERSLKTIVLRVRQQNENAKKIAEFLESESKIGNVFYPGLRNHPGHAIAKKQMTGGFGGMLSFEVKSDPEKFIKKLKFIRKAISLGGVESTICSPFKTSHSKLTAAERKVVGISDKLLRFSVGIEDPEDLIHDIQSAL; encoded by the coding sequence ATGGCAATCAAGAAAAAAGTTTCCAAGCTTACACAGTCCGTTCACGTGGGTTCTATTGGAGATCAGGAGTTTGGCGGACTAACCAATCCTATTTATACCTCTTCAGCATATGACTATGAACAGATTGTAAGATATCCGAGATACTTTAACACGCCGAACCAGGATGCTGTTGTAAAAAAGATGGCTTCTCTTGAAAATGGTGAGGACGGAGTTGTATTCAGCTCGGGTATGGCGGCAATCTTAACTTCCATGCTTGCTGTTCTGAAAGCCGGCGACCATATTATTTTTCAAAATGATCTCTATGGGGGAACTCACTTTGCTGCCTTTCAGCTATTGAATCGTTACAATATTGATTTTACAATGGTGGATGCTTCCGATCCGGATAATTTTGAAAAAGCGATCCGGAAGCAAACGAAGGTCATTTACATCGAAACTCCCTCCAATCCTCTTTTAAAAATAACTGACATTTCATCTGTAAGTAAGATCGCAAAGAAGCATGGTCTTATTACTATGATCGATAACACTTTTGCTTCACCTGTTAATCAAAATCCTATTGATCTTGGGATCGATGTAATTTTACATAGTGGAACCAAATACATCGGCGGGCATAGTGATATATGCTGCGGCGTGATGGTAAGTTCAAAAAAAATCACTGAGAAAATCAAGACGAGTGCTGCACTCTTCGGTGGAAGCCTGGATGCCAATACTTGTTATCTCGTTGAGCGGAGTCTCAAGACCATCGTGCTTCGTGTACGTCAGCAAAATGAAAATGCAAAAAAGATAGCGGAGTTCTTAGAATCCGAATCCAAAATTGGAAATGTCTTTTATCCGGGATTAAGGAATCATCCGGGTCACGCGATCGCAAAGAAGCAAATGACCGGAGGATTTGGTGGTATGCTTTCTTTCGAAGTAAAATCTGATCCTGAAAAGTTTATTAAAAAACTGAAGTTCATTCGCAAGGCAATCAGTCTTGGAGGAGTTGAATCTACGATCTGCTCACCCTTCAAAACTTCTCATTCCAAGCTAACCGCCGCAGAAAGAAAAGTTGTTGGAATTTCTGATAAGCTGTTACGGTTCTCCGTTGGAATTGAAGATCCGGAAGATCTTATCCATGACATTCAATCTGCTCTGTAA
- a CDS encoding triose-phosphate isomerase gives MRTKIIAGNWKMNKNLDEAKALAVEVKNLVSKEITGNAKIILCVPYPFLISVKDQLTQSSISVGAQNCSEHDSGAYTGEVSAAMLSSMSIPYVILGHSERRQYFGEEGKLLAQKVDKVLANNLIPIFCCGEPLEIREKGTHESLVRQQVEESLFHLSADALKKVVIAYEPVWAIGTGKTATSQQAQDMHAVIRKQLAGKYGEDVAQTIPILYGGSVKPDNAKEIFSCQDVNGGLVGGASLKAKDFVDIIKGA, from the coding sequence ATGCGTACGAAGATCATTGCCGGTAACTGGAAAATGAATAAAAATCTGGATGAAGCGAAAGCTCTTGCGGTAGAAGTTAAAAATCTGGTGAGCAAAGAAATTACAGGTAATGCAAAAATCATCCTCTGTGTTCCATATCCTTTTTTGATTTCTGTTAAAGATCAATTGACACAGTCTTCAATCTCTGTCGGAGCTCAGAACTGCAGTGAGCATGATTCCGGAGCTTATACCGGTGAGGTGTCGGCGGCAATGTTATCAAGTATGTCAATTCCGTACGTGATTTTAGGTCACAGCGAGCGACGCCAGTATTTTGGTGAGGAAGGAAAGCTTCTTGCACAAAAAGTTGATAAGGTGCTCGCTAATAATCTGATTCCCATTTTTTGCTGTGGTGAGCCTTTGGAAATCCGTGAAAAAGGAACTCACGAATCCCTTGTACGTCAACAGGTTGAAGAAAGCTTGTTTCATCTTTCAGCGGATGCCCTAAAGAAGGTGGTCATTGCTTACGAGCCTGTATGGGCGATCGGAACCGGTAAGACAGCAACGTCACAGCAAGCTCAGGACATGCACGCCGTGATACGAAAACAATTGGCTGGTAAGTACGGTGAAGACGTAGCTCAGACAATTCCGATATTGTACGGTGGCAGTGTTAAGCCAGACAATGCAAAAGAAATTTTCTCCTGTCAGGATGTAAATGGAGGACTTGTTGGAGGAGCCTCTTTAAAAGCAAAGGACTTCGTTGATATTATTAAGGGAGCATAA